From the Desulfarculaceae bacterium genome, one window contains:
- a CDS encoding MBOAT family protein, whose protein sequence is MLFNSFPYLFLFLPIVAVCFHLLGRRWPSLAKSLLILASLVFYGSWKPVYLPILLVSILVNFAFGSLLAYLAPAGAGPSGRPPWWAARLATALGPRALLVLGVAFNLGLLGFFKYFDFISINAAWVMGVDDPPLLEMLIPLGISFYTFQQIAYLADVRKGICDQYRLLDYALFVSFFPQLVAGPIVHHREMMPQFKRPELFRADWGNRATGLCLIVIGLFKKVFVADTFAVWVNKGFAAGHPLSLLDSWGTSLSYTFQIYFDFSGYCDIALGSALMFNIILPLNFDSPYKAGDIQDFWRRWHMTLSRWLRDYIYIPLGGNRKGVPKSLLFVFITFLLGGIWHGANWTFALWGVLHALALIISRLWKLGGYRLPRPLGWLVTFLFVNFAWVLFRAESITKAWHMFLAMLGQSAAPAWSHAVVNLHTLAYLVIFAFVCLALPNSMQWASRLEGYLATRPRLAAATLGASALGCLSLIKLASMAPSEFIYFNF, encoded by the coding sequence TTGCTCTTCAACTCCTTCCCATACCTTTTCCTGTTCCTCCCCATCGTGGCCGTCTGCTTCCACCTCCTGGGCCGCCGCTGGCCCTCCCTGGCCAAGTCCCTGCTCATCCTGGCCAGCCTGGTGTTCTACGGCTCCTGGAAGCCGGTCTATCTGCCCATCCTTCTGGTCTCCATCCTGGTCAACTTTGCCTTCGGCAGCCTGCTGGCCTATCTGGCCCCGGCCGGGGCCGGGCCCTCCGGCCGCCCGCCCTGGTGGGCCGCCCGCCTGGCCACCGCCCTGGGCCCCCGCGCCCTGCTGGTGCTGGGCGTGGCCTTCAACCTGGGGCTGCTGGGTTTCTTCAAATATTTCGACTTCATCTCCATCAACGCGGCCTGGGTCATGGGCGTGGACGACCCGCCCCTGCTCGAAATGCTCATCCCCCTGGGCATCAGCTTCTATACCTTTCAGCAGATCGCCTATTTGGCCGACGTGAGGAAAGGCATCTGCGACCAGTACCGCCTTTTGGACTACGCCCTGTTCGTGTCCTTCTTCCCCCAGTTGGTGGCCGGGCCCATCGTGCACCACCGGGAGATGATGCCCCAGTTCAAGCGGCCGGAGTTGTTCCGGGCCGACTGGGGCAACCGGGCCACCGGCCTGTGCCTCATCGTCATCGGGTTATTCAAGAAGGTCTTCGTGGCCGACACCTTTGCCGTGTGGGTGAACAAGGGCTTCGCGGCCGGCCATCCCCTGTCCCTGCTGGACTCCTGGGGCACCAGCCTCTCATACACCTTCCAGATCTATTTCGATTTCTCGGGCTACTGCGACATCGCCCTGGGCAGCGCCCTGATGTTCAACATCATCTTGCCCCTTAACTTCGACTCGCCCTACAAGGCGGGCGACATCCAGGACTTCTGGCGGCGCTGGCACATGACCCTGTCCCGCTGGCTGCGCGACTACATCTACATACCCCTGGGCGGCAACCGCAAGGGCGTGCCCAAGTCGCTACTGTTCGTGTTCATCACCTTTTTGCTGGGCGGCATCTGGCACGGGGCCAACTGGACCTTCGCCCTGTGGGGGGTGCTGCACGCCTTGGCCTTGATCATCAGCCGCCTGTGGAAGCTGGGGGGCTATCGCCTGCCCCGCCCCCTGGGCTGGCTGGTGACGTTCCTGTTCGTAAACTTCGCCTGGGTGCTTTTCCGGGCCGAGTCCATCACCAAGGCCTGGCACATGTTCCTGGCCATGCTGGGCCAAAGCGCGGCCCCGGCCTGGAGCCACGCGGTGGTTAACCTGCACACCTTAGCCTATCTCGTGATATTTGCCTTTGTTTGCCTGGCCTTGCCCAACAGCATGCAATGGGCCTCGCGCCTGGAGGGCTACCTGGCCACCCGGCCCCGCCTGGCCGCCGCCACCCTGGGGGCCTCGGCCCTGGGCTGCCTTTCGCTGATCAAGCTGGCCTCCATGGCGCCCAGCGAATTCATCTACTTCAACTTCTAG